The following nucleotide sequence is from Candidatus Zixiibacteriota bacterium.
CACCCCCATCGCCATGGCGATTACAAAAGCGGCTATGAAGATCAGCATCAGGACAAACATGATAAAAGCTGAACCCCGCGGAAACAGCCCGATTATTAGCGCGAGGCCGATCACAAGTTCCAGGCTGGGGAGCAGTACGGCAGTGATATTGATCAACTGCCAGGGCAGGATCTTGTAGGCGGCGACTGTGATCGCGAATTCGCGCGGATGCAAGAACTTGTCCCAGGCGGCATACAGGAAAATCGCACCCATAATCAGCCGGGTTGCAAGCACTAACCATTCGTTTGCCAGGAAACTGCGTGATGATGAGTTCATCATGGTAAAGCTGTCTCTTCGGGGTTGTCGCCGGTACCAACCGGGAGCTGGTTATCCTGCCAGAATTTCCATCCGCCAAAATATATCGATATGTTTTTATAACCCATGTTGTAATACAGGTAGCGCGCCAGCATCAGGGAGGCATCACATTCAGTACCTGAACAATAAGTTACCAGGTGTGTCGTATCCGTGGCAAGTTCCTCAAACTGAGCCAGATGCTGTTCGAATGTGGCGTCATCACCCTCGAAAAAGAAGTTGATCGCGCTTTCCACGTGGCCATCCTCGTATTCCTCCGGGGAACGGGCGTCCAAAAACAGGTAGTCGCCGGTTAGATAGGCTTTATAAGCTTTCTCGGTGTTGAACAGGTTAAAGACGGTATCCATACCGGGCTCCCATGAAAACGGGTACCAGAGGGTATCGCTGTCGCTGATGTCGGTTAGATCCTGGTAGTACTGAACCCAGGGTATCCTGTTCGATGATATAGTGTTATTTATAACACCCAGAAGCAGTCCGGCGATGACCAGAATAATTACCTGTATGTGAAGTCGGTTGAGCATAGGCGGTTAAAATAAACTAAATTCCCCGTTTGCAAAGCAAAATCTTCAAAAAAAGATACACTTTTCAGCCGGTTTTGTTCCCGTCTCGCTTACGATAAGCGGAGTTTTCAGGCCGCCTGGTTTTCGCGTGCCAGCTTTTCATACTTTTCTTTGATGCGGTTGATCCGGTAATAGGTCGAGTCGGCCTTGCGGTTGATCTCAAGGATTCTTTCCATCCGTCTTAAAGCGGTTTCAGTATCTCCCTCTCCGCGATGCAAAAGAGCCGATATGTAGAGACTGTGGATATGGTTGGGATTTATCTCGAGGCTTTTTTCAATCAGATCGAAAGCTTCCTTTTTGGAGCCTGTATAGTATTTGCCGACAGCCAGCAAATTCCTGAAATGGATGGTCATATCGGGGCGCCAGAAACGCTTGTTTTGTACGACTTCCTCAAGCTCAAGCAGGCTGTCATAGTCCTCACTGAAACGGTTTATCTGAGCATTGGCAAAAACTACCCAGATCAACTTCTCATCGACCAGCGAATTCCCTTTTTCTCCAGATTGGCTGATCTCGATTAAACCCCTGGCGCTGTCGAGGTAAATACGGGCCAGTTCGAGGTCTTCTTCCGCATAGGTAATGGCATGTCCCATCGCCCCCCAGATAAGGGCATTTGTGTCCGGACGGGCATAGCCCAGTTGCATAAGGCTGTCGGCAATCTGGTGTGCCATCTCGAGATCACCCTGGTTCCAGTAGGTACGACCGCGGTTGATCAAAAGCTCGCGCTTTTCGCGGTAGTCCTGACAGAGTTGCCGAATCCTGTCCAGCGACTGATGAGCCTTGATAAACTGCCCCAGGCCGGAATAAGCGTAGGCCATGTGATAAAGCACAAACGAGAAACGGGGTTCAATCTGGTGGGCGGTTTTGAAAGCTTCCAGGGCTTCTTCGTAGCGACCGATCGCCATCAGAATCTCTCCCTTTGAGTCATGGGGGTTGGCCTGGTCAGGAAGTAATTCGCGATAGCGTTCGAAATACCTGAGAGCGGTATCGTAGTTACCACGACCGAATTCCAGATACCCGAGGTTATTGTAAACCGGGGCAAAATCCGGTTCGATTTCGACGATTTTTTCGAACTCGCTGATCGCCTTTTCGATCTCACCCTGCTCCCAGGCGATTGTACCTAATGCCAGGTGACCGTCGGTGCGATTTGGAAATTCCTCAACATATCTCTGAAGGACAGTAATAGCGGAATCAGGCTTTCCCTCGTTGATCAATCGCCTGAAATCGATGTACAGTTTCTCGTGTTTTTTGAGGTTATCGTATTCCTGCAGGGCCTGTTTGAGGTGAAAATCGCTGGCTTCATTTTCACCATAGCGCGCCAGCTGTTCAGCCAGGTAGACATGCGCCATAGCAAAATTAGAATCCAGCTCGACTGCTTCCTGAAGCCTTTCAATTCCTTCGCGGATATAGAGTTTGCCTAAAAGATCACGACTCTCGAGAAACAGTTCGTAGGCTTGCTCGGAGGATGTGGTAAACTCCTTGCTGTCGCGCAGGGCGTAAACAGCCGAAATGATCACCAGCAGTACAAATACTATCAATATTATTCTATTTAACATCGCTTGCTCCAGAAAATAAATAGACAGACCCGCAAGCCGGATTTGTCCGGCCTCGGATCAGAGACGATTATCCTGAAAGAACTTTTGTCGTTTCAGGATACATTATACCTTGTTTATTATCGCTTGAAAAAGGCATTTGTTTCAGTTTTTTAAAATATTTGTAAAACATTACCGGGCAATTTATTACTTTCAGGTGAGTTATAGTTGTCGCGGGTGGCCATATTTTCGTTGACAACATCTGTTTTCATACTATATTGTGGGACTAATTTTTGATAAATTGATGATTGAGGAGGAACGGATCTGAATGCGAAAAACTGAAACGATACGAATCGTGGCCATACTGGTAATTGTGGTGGCTGCGTTGTACTTTTTATTGCCTACGATTCGGTTGATGGTTACCGGCGAGGATGAACTGGCCCGTATGAAAGAGACCGACAGGCAGTCTTACAATGAGCTGATCCGAAGTTCGATCAAGCTGGGGCTCGATCTCCAGGGTGGCCTCAGGCTGGTGCTCGAACCGGAAGTCGCCAATGCTCAGAGCCAGGCGGCCTCCAATGTCGCCGATCAGGCCCTGGTGATTATCTCCAACCGTATCAATGGTATGGGCTTGACAGAGCCGGAGATCCGCAAGCGCAAGAACAACCAGATCGTGGTAGAGATACCCGGCATCGATTCTTTTTCGGTCGCCAGCGCTAAAAAACAGATCTCCCAGATAGCCAAGCTGGAGTTCCGTTTTCTGGAAACACCCACTGTCACCCAGCAGACAATCGAAAAAATAGACTCTTATCTGGCCTCTAAGTACAGCGACCAGATGCCGGATCAGAGCCTGACCGACACTTCCGCTGAAGAGCCCGAAATCGATCTCGATACTGCCGGCACTGATACTGCCGCGGGCGAGGAAGAAATCGAGCTCGAGGACACCCTGCCGGAGGTAGAGCAGGAACCGGAGCTGGCGGATGTCGAAGAGGCCGAGGCTGAGGATATCGAAGAGGATCCTTCGTTTGCCGAAACTTCGCTGTCTGCTTACCTGATGAATGCTGACCGTTCCTCATTTTATATTAAAGGTAATAAAGACCGGGTGCAGAAGATTCTGAACCTGCCCGAGGTTCAGGAGATCATCCCGGATAATTCAGAATTTCTGTTTTCGACCGGACCTGAGGAATTCAACGGTATATTCTATGACCGCCTCTACCTGGTCAAAAAGGAAGTCGTGCTGACCGGTGAGTCGATCGAGGGAATTCAACCGTCGTTCGACCAGTTCCGTAATCCCGAAGTAGTCTTCGATATAAAATCGAATTATCGTGCCAAATGGGCATCGGTGACCGGCAACAACCTCCAGAAACCACTTTCGATCGTGCTCGACGGTCGGGTGGAATCGGCTCCCACTATTCAGAATCAGATTACAACCAGCGGCCGTATCACAATGCGGTCCGGCGCTACCTTTTTGGAGGGTCAGCAACTGGCCAACGTGCTCAAGTCAGGTGCCCTGCCGACTCGCCTGATCGTCAAAGAGGATGTCATTATTGGTCCTTCTCTGGGTAAAGATTCGATCCGCAAGGGTATCACCGCCTCGATGGTAGGTATCATTCTGGTAGCGATATTCATGCTGTTTTATTACCGCGCCTCCGGAATCGTGGCGGTCATCGCCCTGCTTTTCAACTTGTTCGTACTGATGGCGGTGATGGTCATACTGAATGCCACTCTTACAGTCCCGGGGGTGGCTGGTATCGTGCTCCTGGTCGGTATTTCGGTCGATGCCGCGGTGCTGATTTTCGAGCGTATCCGTGAGGAGATCCGTACCGGCAAGACTGTCCGTGCGGCTATCGATGCCGGTTATGCCCGCGCCACGGTGGCGATTATCGACTCGAACATCACTACGCTGATTGTAGCAACTCTGCTTTACTATATCGGTTCCGGGCCGGTCAAGGGATTTGCCGTTACTCTTTCGATCGGTATTTTGATCTCGCTTTTCTCGGCCCTGGTGGTTACTCGTACTATCTTTGAATTCCGTAAAACCTACAAGAAGCTGAGTATTTAAAGGAGTCGGCCATGTTCAGGATAATTGGTAAAACTAATATAGATTTCATCAGCCAACGCCGGTATTCCTTCGTGGTTTCCGGCATACTGCTTCTGGTCGGCCTGTTCGCCTTCTCCATGATCCTATTGGAGAAAGCCAATTTCGGCATCGATTTCTCGGGTGGTACCGAAATGGCCGGCATTTTTGAAAAACCGATAACGACCGAAGAACTGCGCACCGCGCTGACAGACGAGGGTTTGACCGGGGCCCGCATCCAGACCTACCAGATATCGGATACGACCGCCTTTTTGATCAAGATTAAGTCCGGCACCGTGACTGAGGCCGATATCGAAACCGGCGAGGTGACCGACACTGCTCTTGTGGCTGAATCCACCCTGTCTGAAAGAGTCGGCGAGAAAATCCTCTCGGTTATTAACGACAAATTCCCGGGCAACGATTTCCATATGCTGTATTCGAATATCACCGATCCCTCGATCGGTCGTGAGCTCAAGGACCAGGCGGCCTGGATGGTGATCGCGGCGGTGATCGGAATCCTCATGTATATCTGGATCCGTTTCGATTTTCGCTTCGGTGTGGCCGCGACGTTTACGACCTTCCATGATGTATTACTGGTGCTGGGAATCATGTTCCTTCTGGGTCGCGAGGTCAGTATCCTGCTCGTTACCGCGCTTTTGACACTTGCAGGTTACTCATTGACCGATACGGTGGTGGTTTTCGACAGGATTCGTGAAAACCTCAAAACCTTCCGCCGCAAAGGCGATTTCGTCTCCACCGTCAACCTCTCGATCAACGAGGTCCTGAGCCGTACTCTGGTGACTTCGATTACAACGTTATCGGTGGTAACCGTACTGTTCATATTTGGCGGTGAGGTGGTTCATGATTTCGCTCTGACCTTGATCTTCGGAATTATCGTGGGTACCTATTCCTCGGTCTTTGTGGCCTCGCCACTGATCGTGGTCTGGGAAAACCTGGCCCCCAAACGCTTTAAATAAGAAACTGCAAAATTGAGATAACGAGCCTCCGCATATGCGGAGGCCTTTTTTTTGAGAATTCAACTCTATATGATAAATGCCTAAAGATTCCTATTGACAATGATAGGGTTATTTCTATATTAGAAATATGACTAATGACAGGCAAATACAAGAAGTAATGGTTTTAAGTGAGGAGCAGCAGGTCAAGGCGTATGTTCATCCGACCAGAATCGTTATTGTTCAAATGCTCGCTGAACTGAAAATGACTGTCTCACAGGTTGCCAGAAAACTTGGAGTTCATCCAGCCAACCTGACTCATCATTTTAAGCTTCTTCAAAAAGCCGGTCTTATTAGGCTGGTAGAGAAGCGGGATATCGGAAAGAACATAGAGAAGTATTATCGCGCTTCGGCAATTGATTTCGTGGTAAACACAACCCGGAGAAAACAGGTGGATAAAGTTCATCTTGCCCTCTCTGTTTTAAAGGCTGATCTCATAGAAGCTATGGGTCGAATTAAAAAACAGGATTCAGCAGATGTTCTGTCGATCTTAAACAGTGCCAGACTCAGCCAGGCCGATTTCAATTTGTTCGTGCGCAGGCTCAGGGGTCTGGCAAATGAGTTCAAACAGTGTGATTCCGATACCGGGAGAACGTACAACCTGAATGTAAGCATCTATCCGGGTGAAATTTCGAAAACCAGCAGTAAGAATATCTCAATTCTATAAGCGATTTTCACAGTTCAATCACTTAAAAGGTATTTGGGTTTGATTCATGATTAAAGAATTGATTGGAGCGCTGTCTGCTAAAATATCATCTCTGTTTACCTCAGCAGGTTCAACTTCTGATTGGAACTGGCAACCCGTTGTAGGAAGTGATGAGGAATTGACGGAGGTTTTAGGGCAGATTTGTGACGAGTTCGATCAACCTGCCATGTCCGTCGCGATAATAGTCGGTTCTGATATAATAGCGAAGGCGGCAAGCGGTGTTTGTGAATACGGAATGAATACTTCAGTAGACATTTCCAGTCGTTTTCATATCGGCTCAACCACAAAATCGATGACCGCGATGCTTCTTTCGGCATTGGTTGAAGACGGTAGTTTGAGCTGGGAAATGACCCTCGATCGGCTCTTGCCGGAGATTGAAATGCGGAATGAATACAAACAAGTAAGTCTGCACGATCTGCTGGTCAATCGGGCGGGGATCGTACCATTTCAGCAATTTGGTCAGGATGACCCGGAGCTGACCGAAAAAATCTGGAAAGAGATACCTTTGGGCTTCGCCGATCCTGTTCAGCAAAGGCTTGAGATGGCAAAAGTTCTGCTAAGTGCGAAACCATTCGTAAAACCCAGAACCAAAGCTGTATATTCCAATGCCGGCTGGGCAATCGCCGGTTTGATAATAGACAAAATCACCGGAAGCTCGTATGAATCGGCTTTAAGGCATAAAATTCTTGACCCTCTGGAGATGTTCGAAACAAAAGTTGGCGGATGGCCTGCATCACCTGCAGATTTGAACCAGCCGCGCGGCCATTATCCACCCGAACAGGGTCATTATTCAAAACCCAAAGCGCAGTCGCTACAAGAAGATTATGTTCTGCCATTTTGGATGAATCCTTCCGGGGGCGTCCATTGCAGTATCAGCGATCTTGCCCTTTATGTTCAGGAGAACCTTCTTGGTCTAAAAGGAGAAGGGAAATTGCTTTCGAGAGCGAGTTATAAAACTATTCACAGTATTCAGGTAACCGCTAAAATGAGGGAAATGTATATCGGTTTGAAAAGCGACGCGGATGCTTCCTACGGTTATGGATGGGCGGTAGTGCCGGTAGAGGGTGATCTACTAAGCATTGCTGATGGAAGCGGCGGTACGTTTTTCGCCAGGTTGATAGTATTTCCGCCTCTCAACGCAGCTTTCTGCGGGTTGACGAATTGCGGTAATGGTGCTGTGGCCCTTGATTGGGCAATCGAGAAAACTACCGGATTCGAGTGGAATAGCCATTAGTTTAATCTGCTTGCATTAAGGCCTTAGACTAAATTCACACAAATTCCTGTTTCAGTGGATTTCAATCATTCACGGTTGATTTGATCTAATCAATTTTTTTCAGATAACTGGCGGGGGTGGTCCATCTCATTCAGGTTAGTATCTGAAAAACAGTATAAAAATGATAGCATCAAACTATTCATCTGCATACGAGCGGGTCATCAATTTCGGATGTGTATCCGCCGACTTTCAGCGACAGTTAAGATGCCACAAACCCTCGTGATTGTTTATTATTGCTGATTTCGCGGCCTGTGAATTTATATCCAATATTTTAAATTCGACCAGCGTATAGAGTTTACAGGTTGTGAAAAAAAGATTGGTGAGGTTTTTTCTTGACCGCTTTACTCAACAGTTGTAATCTTTTCAAAGCTGACGGATGCACCATGTAAGTTAAGGCGAGCATACTGATGGATCTGGAACTATTATCACGAGTTCAGTTTGGCCTGACTGTCGGATTTCATTATTTGTTCCCACCGCTTTCCATAGGACTGGGGCTTTTTCTGGTTATAATGGAGGGCACTTATCTCAAGACAAAAAACGAACTCTACCACAGCATGACCCGTTTCTGGGTCAAGATTTTCGGCTTGATATTTGCCCTGGGTGTGGCCACCGGTATCGTCATGGAATTCCAGTTCGGTACCAACTGGGCCACTTATTCGCGCTATGTCGGCGATGTTTTTGGAAGCGCTCTGGCGGCTGAGGGAATTTTCGCCTTTTTCCTGGAATCCGGGTTTTTGGCGATCCTGCTGTTCGGCTGGGACAAGGTGTCGAAGAGAATGCATTTCATTGCAACTGTGCTGGTGGCGTTCGGGGCGCATTTTTCTGCCATCTGGATCGTGGTCGCCAACAGCTGGCAACAGACCCCGGCCGGGCATCATATTGTCGGTACCGGCGATACGGCCCGGGCCGAGATCCTCGATTTCTGGCAGGTTCTCTTTAACCCCTCGTTTCTGGACCGTATCAGCCATGTTTTCATGGGATGCTGGCAGGCGGGGGCTTTTTTCGTCCTGTCGGTGTCAGCATTTTACCTGCTACGCAACAAGCATCGCGAGTTCGCCAAAGCTTCCATGAAGATAGCGGTCGTGATAGCCGTGGTATCATCATTATTACAGCTCGTGACCGGTCATTCCTCGGCCCATACGGTAGCACGTACCCAGCCGGCTAAATTAGCCGCCTACGAGGGACATTTCCCGGCTGAGGCTCCGGCCGGATTGTACCTGTTCGGGTGGGTCGATGAAGAGAATCAGAAAACCACCGGGTTTGAGATTCCGGGATTTCTGAGTTTTCTGGTGCACTGGGACAGCGAGGCACCGGTGACCGGGTTGAATGCCTTCGCTGAGGAGGACAGGCCTCCGGTCAATATCGTCTTCCAGTCCTACCACCTGATGGTGGCGATCGGTATGCTCTTGATCCTGATTTCGCTTATGGCGGCGGTGAAATGGAAGCTGGGCAGCCTGTTTACCACCCGCTGGTTTCTGACAGTACTTGTGTTCTCTGTTCTTCTGCCACAGCTTGCCAATCAGCTGGGATGGTTTTCGGCCGAAGTCGGACGACAACCCTGGGCGGTATACGGGCTTTTGCGCACCGAGGATGCGGTCTCGGTTTCGATCGGAGCGGGGCATGTAATCTTTTCTCTGATCCTGTTTATGCTAATTTACACCTTGCTTTTTGCGCTGTTCATCTATCTTCTCAATGAGAAAATCCAGAAAGGTCCCGAGGGGATCGAAACTTCGGAGGGAAAACTGGCGGCATGAATTTCGCCCTCGATTTAAATTCAGTCTGGTTTATATTGATCGGGATCCTGTTTGCCGGGTATGCCATGCTGGATGGTTTCGACCTGGGAACCGGCGCGCTTCACCTGTTTACAAAAACTGACCAGGATCGGCGGATCATGTTGAACGCAATCGGCCCGGTCTGGGACGGTAACGAAGTCTGGCTGGTGACCGGTGGCGGAGCTCTCTTTGCGGCGTTTCCCGAGGTCTATGCGACTTCGTTTTCCGGATTCTATATCGCCATGATGCTTCTGCTGGTCGGGTTGATCTTCCGCGCGGTCGCCATTGATTTCAGGAGCAAACAGGAGATGAAATGGTGGCGGCAGTTGTGGGATGTCAGCTTCTCGGTCTCCAGTATCCTCTCATCACTTCTGATTGGTGTGGCGCTGGGAAATATCGCCTGGGGCATTCCGCTCGATGCCCGTGGTGAATTTATCGGAAATTTCTTTACGCTGTTGAATCCCTATGCCATCATGGTCGGGATTACGACTGTAGCCCTGTTCATGATGCACGGGGCGATTTACCTGGTTATGAAAACCGAAGGCGAACTGCAGTCCCGGATCCGGGGCTGGGTCAACAATACGATTGTTTTCTTTATTATCTGCTATGTCACCACGACTATGGCAACTCTCCTGTACGTGCCGCATATGTCGGCCAATATCAAGGCCAATCCGTGGTTGTTCGTAGTACCGCTTTTGAATATGCTGGCGGTTGCCAATATCCCGCGCGAGATACACCACGGGCGCGAATTTCGTGCTTTTCTGTCATCCTGCGCCTCGATGATAGCGCTTCTGGCCTTGTTCGGGATCGGGATGTACCCGAACCTGATTCTTTCCAATCCGGAAGTCGCCAACAGTTTGAATATCTACAATGCCGCCTCCTCGGATAAGACGCTGGGAATCATGCTGATAATTGCCGCCCTGGGAATGCCTATGGTGATCGCATACACGACCAGTATCTACTGGATTTTCCGGGGTAAGGTGAAACTTGACTCCACCAGCTATTGATTTCTCTTTCAGGATGTAAAACAGATGATTGTCCGGAACTCTTTATTCAATCCGGGCTTGACAAATCCGGATTTATCCTTAAAATCCATAATAAATCTGATTGCTGGCTGATTTTCCTGCCGATTCCATAAACTTTCAGGGCACTTGAGCGTTTAAGAGTATATGATGGAACGATTTATTGTAGTTATTACCTGTCTCTGTTGCGTATTATTATGTATGTCGGATCTGTCCGGCGCGGAGGATACACCCTCCAGTCTGCAGATCGCCCGGCTGAAATATTTTGGCGGGGGGGACTGGTACTGGGGACCTTCGGCTCTGCCGAACCTGATTGAATTCGTGGATAGAAACACTCCGCTTCAGATCGCACCGGAGGAGGTCCGGCTGACTTTGACCGATGAAAAGCTGTTTCACTACCCATTTCTATACCTGACCGGTCATGGACCCGTGCGGTTTTCAGTAGAAGAGGAAGAACGGCTGGCCCTGTATCTGACAGCGGGCGGTTTTCTGTTCGCCAACGATTCCTATGGTTTACGGAAATCGTTTATGGAGGAGATGGAGCAGGTCTTCCCGGATACAGAACCGGTCGAACTGCCGTTTTCGCATGGTATATTCAATTGTTACTATAATTTTCCCAACGGTCTGCCCAAGATCCATGAACACGACAAAAAACCTCCACAGGCATACGGGTGGTTCGTGGATGGTCGCCTGGTGGCGCTTTTGGCCTATGAGTCCGAT
It contains:
- a CDS encoding DoxX family membrane protein; protein product: MMNSSSRSFLANEWLVLATRLIMGAIFLYAAWDKFLHPREFAITVAAYKILPWQLINITAVLLPSLELVIGLALIIGLFPRGSAFIMFVLMLIFIAAFVIAMAMGVNLQDCGCFSNTHDIEASSKGSSYTWIYLLRDLGFLLLLLHQIAYGKRQVLAVQNHLPG
- a CDS encoding tetratricopeptide repeat protein translates to MLNRIILIVFVLLVIISAVYALRDSKEFTTSSEQAYELFLESRDLLGKLYIREGIERLQEAVELDSNFAMAHVYLAEQLARYGENEASDFHLKQALQEYDNLKKHEKLYIDFRRLINEGKPDSAITVLQRYVEEFPNRTDGHLALGTIAWEQGEIEKAISEFEKIVEIEPDFAPVYNNLGYLEFGRGNYDTALRYFERYRELLPDQANPHDSKGEILMAIGRYEEALEAFKTAHQIEPRFSFVLYHMAYAYSGLGQFIKAHQSLDRIRQLCQDYREKRELLINRGRTYWNQGDLEMAHQIADSLMQLGYARPDTNALIWGAMGHAITYAEEDLELARIYLDSARGLIEISQSGEKGNSLVDEKLIWVVFANAQINRFSEDYDSLLELEEVVQNKRFWRPDMTIHFRNLLAVGKYYTGSKKEAFDLIEKSLEINPNHIHSLYISALLHRGEGDTETALRRMERILEINRKADSTYYRINRIKEKYEKLARENQAA
- the secD gene encoding protein translocase subunit SecD is translated as MRKTETIRIVAILVIVVAALYFLLPTIRLMVTGEDELARMKETDRQSYNELIRSSIKLGLDLQGGLRLVLEPEVANAQSQAASNVADQALVIISNRINGMGLTEPEIRKRKNNQIVVEIPGIDSFSVASAKKQISQIAKLEFRFLETPTVTQQTIEKIDSYLASKYSDQMPDQSLTDTSAEEPEIDLDTAGTDTAAGEEEIELEDTLPEVEQEPELADVEEAEAEDIEEDPSFAETSLSAYLMNADRSSFYIKGNKDRVQKILNLPEVQEIIPDNSEFLFSTGPEEFNGIFYDRLYLVKKEVVLTGESIEGIQPSFDQFRNPEVVFDIKSNYRAKWASVTGNNLQKPLSIVLDGRVESAPTIQNQITTSGRITMRSGATFLEGQQLANVLKSGALPTRLIVKEDVIIGPSLGKDSIRKGITASMVGIILVAIFMLFYYRASGIVAVIALLFNLFVLMAVMVILNATLTVPGVAGIVLLVGISVDAAVLIFERIREEIRTGKTVRAAIDAGYARATVAIIDSNITTLIVATLLYYIGSGPVKGFAVTLSIGILISLFSALVVTRTIFEFRKTYKKLSI
- the secF gene encoding protein translocase subunit SecF, which gives rise to MFRIIGKTNIDFISQRRYSFVVSGILLLVGLFAFSMILLEKANFGIDFSGGTEMAGIFEKPITTEELRTALTDEGLTGARIQTYQISDTTAFLIKIKSGTVTEADIETGEVTDTALVAESTLSERVGEKILSVINDKFPGNDFHMLYSNITDPSIGRELKDQAAWMVIAAVIGILMYIWIRFDFRFGVAATFTTFHDVLLVLGIMFLLGREVSILLVTALLTLAGYSLTDTVVVFDRIRENLKTFRRKGDFVSTVNLSINEVLSRTLVTSITTLSVVTVLFIFGGEVVHDFALTLIFGIIVGTYSSVFVASPLIVVWENLAPKRFK
- a CDS encoding helix-turn-helix domain-containing protein, with protein sequence MTNDRQIQEVMVLSEEQQVKAYVHPTRIVIVQMLAELKMTVSQVARKLGVHPANLTHHFKLLQKAGLIRLVEKRDIGKNIEKYYRASAIDFVVNTTRRKQVDKVHLALSVLKADLIEAMGRIKKQDSADVLSILNSARLSQADFNLFVRRLRGLANEFKQCDSDTGRTYNLNVSIYPGEISKTSSKNISIL
- a CDS encoding serine hydrolase, which gives rise to MIKELIGALSAKISSLFTSAGSTSDWNWQPVVGSDEELTEVLGQICDEFDQPAMSVAIIVGSDIIAKAASGVCEYGMNTSVDISSRFHIGSTTKSMTAMLLSALVEDGSLSWEMTLDRLLPEIEMRNEYKQVSLHDLLVNRAGIVPFQQFGQDDPELTEKIWKEIPLGFADPVQQRLEMAKVLLSAKPFVKPRTKAVYSNAGWAIAGLIIDKITGSSYESALRHKILDPLEMFETKVGGWPASPADLNQPRGHYPPEQGHYSKPKAQSLQEDYVLPFWMNPSGGVHCSISDLALYVQENLLGLKGEGKLLSRASYKTIHSIQVTAKMREMYIGLKSDADASYGYGWAVVPVEGDLLSIADGSGGTFFARLIVFPPLNAAFCGLTNCGNGAVALDWAIEKTTGFEWNSH
- a CDS encoding cytochrome ubiquinol oxidase subunit I, encoding MDLELLSRVQFGLTVGFHYLFPPLSIGLGLFLVIMEGTYLKTKNELYHSMTRFWVKIFGLIFALGVATGIVMEFQFGTNWATYSRYVGDVFGSALAAEGIFAFFLESGFLAILLFGWDKVSKRMHFIATVLVAFGAHFSAIWIVVANSWQQTPAGHHIVGTGDTARAEILDFWQVLFNPSFLDRISHVFMGCWQAGAFFVLSVSAFYLLRNKHREFAKASMKIAVVIAVVSSLLQLVTGHSSAHTVARTQPAKLAAYEGHFPAEAPAGLYLFGWVDEENQKTTGFEIPGFLSFLVHWDSEAPVTGLNAFAEEDRPPVNIVFQSYHLMVAIGMLLILISLMAAVKWKLGSLFTTRWFLTVLVFSVLLPQLANQLGWFSAEVGRQPWAVYGLLRTEDAVSVSIGAGHVIFSLILFMLIYTLLFALFIYLLNEKIQKGPEGIETSEGKLAA
- the cydB gene encoding cytochrome d ubiquinol oxidase subunit II, with protein sequence MNFALDLNSVWFILIGILFAGYAMLDGFDLGTGALHLFTKTDQDRRIMLNAIGPVWDGNEVWLVTGGGALFAAFPEVYATSFSGFYIAMMLLLVGLIFRAVAIDFRSKQEMKWWRQLWDVSFSVSSILSSLLIGVALGNIAWGIPLDARGEFIGNFFTLLNPYAIMVGITTVALFMMHGAIYLVMKTEGELQSRIRGWVNNTIVFFIICYVTTTMATLLYVPHMSANIKANPWLFVVPLLNMLAVANIPREIHHGREFRAFLSSCASMIALLALFGIGMYPNLILSNPEVANSLNIYNAASSDKTLGIMLIIAALGMPMVIAYTTSIYWIFRGKVKLDSTSY
- a CDS encoding DUF4159 domain-containing protein; protein product: MERFIVVITCLCCVLLCMSDLSGAEDTPSSLQIARLKYFGGGDWYWGPSALPNLIEFVDRNTPLQIAPEEVRLTLTDEKLFHYPFLYLTGHGPVRFSVEEEERLALYLTAGGFLFANDSYGLRKSFMEEMEQVFPDTEPVELPFSHGIFNCYYNFPNGLPKIHEHDKKPPQAYGWFVDGRLVALLAYESDIGDGWEDPSVHKDSPEKRQAALKMGANILTWVLLN